GTGTTGGCTCCACAGGCCGGGGGCACTGAAGGGCTGCAGCCTCGTTTTTGGAGCCAAAGAGCTTCTTCCCTTGGCCTCCAGCACTGTTCTGAACACCCAGGGCCCGACCTGCCTGATCGGGACCCGAGGAGACCACATTTGGAGATGAGAAACAAGGGGCTCTCGAGGTAGTGAGATTTCCCGGACTCGCGCCTGGGGCAGCACTTGAATTACTGCACTGGGACAGGTCACCAGCTTCCTCCTGATCTTCAAAACTAAAGGGAGAGAACTGCTCTTTGGAATCCACTTCTTCTACTTTCCCAGAGGCAGCCATTGGATTTGTCACTGGATATAGGGAGTCTAAATTCAGGGCGTGTTTGGAAATCTTTGGGGGCGCTCCAGGAGCCTGGGCGGCCTCCAGCCTGGCGAGGTCGGTGCTTGCTTCACGGCTCTCAGGTAGAAGAGACTCCTTCAAAGCTCTTAAAGAACTGGGACTGCTACTGCCAACCTCACAACTGCTTTCCCCAGGGTCTTGCCAAGATCCCACACGCAGGGAGCCGCCACGGCTCTGCTCTGTCGTAAGTGGGAGTCGTGGGGATTCAGGTTTGCTGCCACTGTGGGCTGGACGAAGAACCTTCTCTAGGGGCAAGCTGCCCTGCAGCAACTGCATCACGAGGGGCTTAGTGGCCTCCACCGAGGACGCGAGCCTGCCCAGGGACACAGGCCTCGGCTGGTACTCGGTACTGGCCAGTAACAGGGAGTCCGGGATCTTTTGGGGAACCGCACATACTCGAGACACCCAGCTCTGTGGAGCAACCATCCCGTCTGTCCTTGTGACCAGACTCAGGTCACCGTTCACCTTGGAGAGTGAGGTGGAGCGGTTCCAAATGTGTTTCTCACGCTGCTCCACCGCTGAGGACTGCTTCGGCACTGCAGCTTCACTAGGCTCAGCCTCAATGCTGTCCTCAGAGAAGTGGCCTTCAAAGTCAGAGGCTGTGTCTGTGGACTCGCTGTGAGGACTCAGCGCTTCAGAGCCTCCACTGATTTTCAGCTCTTCACCTTCCAGCTGTCTGCAGTCATGGCCGGTGCTGGCAACGCACCCTGGAGATGGCACTGTCCAGAGTGAAGCCAAGTTGTCGGGTGGATCCAGACCCTCCTCAGCTGTCAACCCCCCAGGTGACGCTGGAATGAGGGGAGCAGCTTTCTCCCACTCCTCTCCAACCTGCGGCTTAACAGATGGGACGTCTTCTCTGGAGTCGGGTTCAGGCTGTCCCACTGCCTTGTCATTTGACAGGCCAGGCATCCAAGGAGCAGCACCAGCGGAGACGGGAGCCTCGGTTTTCAAGTTTTCTTGTCTAGTAGCACTTTCCCTCGCGGGTGGGCCCGAGTCACCAAGTCCTGATTCGTCATCAAATGGTCTGTCCTGCAGGGAACCGGCCATTGATGGTTCAGGGATGGGACTGGGGGTCACATTCACAGGATCCTTCACGGTGGGATTACTGTCACTGTCTAGAGCCTGGCCAGTtccttcttccaatccaacatcCCCTGCTAGAGCCTGAACAGGACTTTTCTCCAGGGGGATGGTGGGTCCTTGCTCCTCATTACCCCTTTCCCAGGAAGTGGTACCAGACCCACATTCAGTTCTACCTCCCAGATGCAACGCAGCCTGCTCAACTAATCGCTCAGGTGCCGGGATTTTGGAGGGCGGTGGGGGTAAAGCCTGGCGTGGCTGGTCCCCAGTGGGAGCAATGGGGAGTCGGGAAGCATCTTCCAGCCCGCTTCTGAGGCCATCTGGAACCCTCTGTCGTGGGTAGCTCTTCTCCTTTCTGGGAGAAGCCAGGTCCTCTCTCCTGGCTCTGTACACGGCAGTTCCAGGACGGACACGCTCCCCATTTAGAGGACAAGGCGGCAGTAGTTGTGTTCGCTGTAGATCTGACGCACACTCTCCAGGGGTACCTGGGGCTCCCCTGGGATCAGGGTGGCCACAGgcctcaccaccatcaccactgccGATGCCTCTGCCACCTCCCTCATCGGTGGCCCCGCCGCCACCTCCACCCGGGCCACCCCCCCCTCCGATGGCAGTGGTGGCCGCCTCTCGATGGCAGTGGTGGCCTCTCGCCCCTCGGacctgcagagcacgggctttaatGTCTGCAAGGGTCCTGGTGCCAGTCCAGCCCCGGCAGGAGGACTCCGTGATGGGGACGATGCGGGGGCATATCTGGTAAGTGGGCTGACCTTTAACCACCCAGGGTGGTTTGATACGTGAAAGTTGAATctgcaagagaaaaataagaaaacagttttaattGACTGAGCACTCTGACCTAGGAACTGTAAAGCTAAATTGTGACCCTAGTAGCTTAGAGGTCATGGCCTAGAGAATCAaatcattttccttaaaaatgaaataaccatGGTAAAATGGCTGTCCAAGACACCACACCATTCTGAGAAGATTCTGCTCAAGGGCTGTTATATGCCACActtctaaatttaatttctggTGGGACTGTGTGAGTCACTACACAAAAAATCTAACACCAcctaataaaagattttaaaaccccAAAGGATTCTGACCTCTAGAGATAACTTCAACAGAGTGAACAACcaagtgaggaagaaaagaaccTTATCCCCTCCCCCTGATACTCAAGTCAGTCTCAAGAACGCCTCTCATACAGAGAGCTCTACACTCCCACATAATTAACACAAGGGCCCAGGGGGCCTTCTGTCCCTGCAAAGGAGCCCCACTAATCTCCCATCGCTCAAAGGGGCCTGGGCTCAGGGCAGCCAGGATCAAACAGCCTCCTACCCGGATGGGCGGGACTTTGGGCTCCTCTTTGGTGGGCTGTGGCTTTTCGGTGTGAACACTTTCAATTGTGTTACGAAAGGACTGACGATCTTCAAGCCGGGGCTTCTTTTCGGGAAAGGATGCAGAGGCCGCCTGCTCAAAGGATTTCCTCTTCTGATCCTTGGGTTCCTGATCCACTGTCTCCTGAGGCAAGCTGGGAATTCTGTCTGGAGACGTGGAGACACGTGCCAGGTTGTCTTGATTGGGCTGGATCCGGGAAGCCACAGTTTCCACCGGGAATTCGGAACTCTCTGGGTTGGGTGCTGCGGAGGATGTGCCAGGCAGGTGGGAACCGCCCACCCCTGCTGCATCGGTCTTAGCCTCCCCATCCTTGTACAGGGGGATGTCTGGTGCCACAGACTGTGTGTCTTTAGCAACCTCTGCTTGTTCTGGCTCCTGTTTTTTGTACAGATTCCTTCGGGCTCTGGTTCGGAGATCTGGCCGAGAGCGTTTCTTGAAATGCCCATCTCGCTGCCGCGTGGCCGGGCCACGCTGCGGTCGTGTTGATTCTCCCGACACACGCAAGTCACTCTTGATTTCAACCTCCTCCTGGCCCACATTCTGCTGCAATGACTCTTCTTTGCTTAAACCCAATCTGCAAACCAAACTCACATTATCAGTTACAGGGCAGAGAGGGCACATACACTATGAATAATATACACCCAAATATTAGATCTCTCAGAACAAAATAAATCTGCATGGTATGTAACACTAACCATAAAAAAACCTATGTTAGCTTCCCCATGAATGGCATTAAGCTAAATGAGAGTCACTGCAATCTCCACATT
This region of Physeter macrocephalus isolate SW-GA chromosome 14, ASM283717v5, whole genome shotgun sequence genomic DNA includes:
- the ASXL1 gene encoding polycomb group protein ASXL1 isoform X3 is translated as MKDKQKRKKERTWAEAARLVLENYSDAPMTPKQILQVIEAEGLKEMSGTSPLACLNAMLHSNSRGGEGLFYKLPGRISLFTLKKDALQWSRSPAAVEGEEPEDTADVESCESNEASTVSGENDVSLDETSSNASCSTESQSRPHSNPRDSYRASSQANKQKKKTGVMLPRVVLTPLKVNGAHVESASGQMKRNRGEEIDFETPGSILVNTNLRALINSRTFHALPSHFQQQLLFLLPEVDRQVGTDGLLRLSSSALNNEFFTHAAQSWRERLADGEFTHEMQVRIRQEMEKEKKVEQWKEKFFEDYYGQKLGLSKEESLQQNVGQEEVEIKSDLRVSGESTRPQRGPATRQRDGHFKKRSRPDLRTRARRNLYKKQEPEQAEVAKDTQSVAPDIPLYKDGEAKTDAAGVGGSHLPGTSSAAPNPESSEFPVETVASRIQPNQDNLARVSTSPDRIPSLPQETVDQEPKDQKRKSFEQAASASFPEKKPRLEDRQSFRNTIESVHTEKPQPTKEEPKVPPIRIQLSRIKPPWVVKGQPTYQICPRIVPITESSCRGWTGTRTLADIKARALQVRGARGHHCHREAATTAIGGGGGPGGGGGGATDEGGGRGIGSGDGGEACGHPDPRGAPGTPGECASDLQRTQLLPPCPLNGERVRPGTAVYRARREDLASPRKEKSYPRQRVPDGLRSGLEDASRLPIAPTGDQPRQALPPPPSKIPAPERLVEQAALHLGGRTECGSGTTSWERGNEEQGPTIPLEKSPVQALAGDVGLEEGTGQALDSDSNPTVKDPVNVTPSPIPEPSMAGSLQDRPFDDESGLGDSGPPARESATRQENLKTEAPVSAGAAPWMPGLSNDKAVGQPEPDSREDVPSVKPQVGEEWEKAAPLIPASPGGLTAEEGLDPPDNLASLWTVPSPGCVASTGHDCRQLEGEELKISGGSEALSPHSESTDTASDFEGHFSEDSIEAEPSEAAVPKQSSAVEQREKHIWNRSTSLSKVNGDLSLVTRTDGMVAPQSWVSRVCAVPQKIPDSLLLASTEYQPRPVSLGRLASSVEATKPLVMQLLQGSLPLEKVLRPAHSGSKPESPRLPLTTEQSRGGSLRVGSWQDPGESSCEVGSSSPSSLRALKESLLPESREASTDLARLEAAQAPGAPPKISKHALNLDSLYPVTNPMAASGKVEEVDSKEQFSPFSFEDQEEAGDLSQCSNSSAAPGASPGNLTTSRAPCFSSPNVVSSGPDQAGRALGVQNSAGGQGKKLFGSKNEAAALQCPRPVEPTPLPADAPPDFPSRKSGPSKNSVSGGVQTAREDWAPKPPPASVGSIKSEKTFDGGPLKANAENRNVAGPSPRELVDHLQGMPFVLDLPFWKLPREPGKGLSQPLEPSSIPSQLNIKQAFYGKLSKLQLSSTSFNYSSGSPTFAKGLAGSVVQLSHKANFGASHSASLSLQMFTDSSTVESISLQCACSLKAMIMCQGCGAFCHDDCIGPSKLCVLCLVVR
- the ASXL1 gene encoding polycomb group protein ASXL1 isoform X2, translated to MLLSALLLDHCAYRSGTSPLACLNAMLHSNSRGGEGLFYKLPGRISLFTLKKDALQWSRSPAAVEGEEPEDTADVESCESNEASTVSGENDVSLDETSSNASCSTESQSRPHSNPRDSYRASSQANKQKKKTGVMLPRVVLTPLKVNGAHVESASGFSGRHADGESGSPSSSSSGSLALGSAAIRGQAEVARDPAPLLRGFRKPATGQMKRNRGEEIDFETPGSILVNTNLRALINSRTFHALPSHFQQQLLFLLPEVDRQVGTDGLLRLSSSALNNEFFTHAAQSWRERLADGEFTHEMQVRIRQEMEKEKKVEQWKEKFFEDYYGQKLGLSKEESLQQNVGQEEVEIKSDLRVSGESTRPQRGPATRQRDGHFKKRSRPDLRTRARRNLYKKQEPEQAEVAKDTQSVAPDIPLYKDGEAKTDAAGVGGSHLPGTSSAAPNPESSEFPVETVASRIQPNQDNLARVSTSPDRIPSLPQETVDQEPKDQKRKSFEQAASASFPEKKPRLEDRQSFRNTIESVHTEKPQPTKEEPKVPPIRIQLSRIKPPWVVKGQPTYQICPRIVPITESSCRGWTGTRTLADIKARALQVRGARGHHCHREAATTAIGGGGGPGGGGGGATDEGGGRGIGSGDGGEACGHPDPRGAPGTPGECASDLQRTQLLPPCPLNGERVRPGTAVYRARREDLASPRKEKSYPRQRVPDGLRSGLEDASRLPIAPTGDQPRQALPPPPSKIPAPERLVEQAALHLGGRTECGSGTTSWERGNEEQGPTIPLEKSPVQALAGDVGLEEGTGQALDSDSNPTVKDPVNVTPSPIPEPSMAGSLQDRPFDDESGLGDSGPPARESATRQENLKTEAPVSAGAAPWMPGLSNDKAVGQPEPDSREDVPSVKPQVGEEWEKAAPLIPASPGGLTAEEGLDPPDNLASLWTVPSPGCVASTGHDCRQLEGEELKISGGSEALSPHSESTDTASDFEGHFSEDSIEAEPSEAAVPKQSSAVEQREKHIWNRSTSLSKVNGDLSLVTRTDGMVAPQSWVSRVCAVPQKIPDSLLLASTEYQPRPVSLGRLASSVEATKPLVMQLLQGSLPLEKVLRPAHSGSKPESPRLPLTTEQSRGGSLRVGSWQDPGESSCEVGSSSPSSLRALKESLLPESREASTDLARLEAAQAPGAPPKISKHALNLDSLYPVTNPMAASGKVEEVDSKEQFSPFSFEDQEEAGDLSQCSNSSAAPGASPGNLTTSRAPCFSSPNVVSSGPDQAGRALGVQNSAGGQGKKLFGSKNEAAALQCPRPVEPTPLPADAPPDFPSRKSGPSKNSVSGGVQTAREDWAPKPPPASVGSIKSEKTFDGGPLKANAENRNVAGPSPRELVDHLQGMPFVLDLPFWKLPREPGKGLSQPLEPSSIPSQLNIKQAFYGKLSKLQLSSTSFNYSSGSPTFAKGLAGSVVQLSHKANFGASHSASLSLQMFTDSSTVESISLQCACSLKAMIMCQGCGAFCHDDCIGPSKLCVLCLVVR
- the ASXL1 gene encoding polycomb group protein ASXL1 isoform X1 → MKDKQKRKKERTWAEAARLVLENYSDAPMTPKQILQVIEAEGLKEMSGTSPLACLNAMLHSNSRGGEGLFYKLPGRISLFTLKKDALQWSRSPAAVEGEEPEDTADVESCESNEASTVSGENDVSLDETSSNASCSTESQSRPHSNPRDSYRASSQANKQKKKTGVMLPRVVLTPLKVNGAHVESASGFSGRHADGESGSPSSSSSGSLALGSAAIRGQAEVARDPAPLLRGFRKPATGQMKRNRGEEIDFETPGSILVNTNLRALINSRTFHALPSHFQQQLLFLLPEVDRQVGTDGLLRLSSSALNNEFFTHAAQSWRERLADGEFTHEMQVRIRQEMEKEKKVEQWKEKFFEDYYGQKLGLSKEESLQQNVGQEEVEIKSDLRVSGESTRPQRGPATRQRDGHFKKRSRPDLRTRARRNLYKKQEPEQAEVAKDTQSVAPDIPLYKDGEAKTDAAGVGGSHLPGTSSAAPNPESSEFPVETVASRIQPNQDNLARVSTSPDRIPSLPQETVDQEPKDQKRKSFEQAASASFPEKKPRLEDRQSFRNTIESVHTEKPQPTKEEPKVPPIRIQLSRIKPPWVVKGQPTYQICPRIVPITESSCRGWTGTRTLADIKARALQVRGARGHHCHREAATTAIGGGGGPGGGGGGATDEGGGRGIGSGDGGEACGHPDPRGAPGTPGECASDLQRTQLLPPCPLNGERVRPGTAVYRARREDLASPRKEKSYPRQRVPDGLRSGLEDASRLPIAPTGDQPRQALPPPPSKIPAPERLVEQAALHLGGRTECGSGTTSWERGNEEQGPTIPLEKSPVQALAGDVGLEEGTGQALDSDSNPTVKDPVNVTPSPIPEPSMAGSLQDRPFDDESGLGDSGPPARESATRQENLKTEAPVSAGAAPWMPGLSNDKAVGQPEPDSREDVPSVKPQVGEEWEKAAPLIPASPGGLTAEEGLDPPDNLASLWTVPSPGCVASTGHDCRQLEGEELKISGGSEALSPHSESTDTASDFEGHFSEDSIEAEPSEAAVPKQSSAVEQREKHIWNRSTSLSKVNGDLSLVTRTDGMVAPQSWVSRVCAVPQKIPDSLLLASTEYQPRPVSLGRLASSVEATKPLVMQLLQGSLPLEKVLRPAHSGSKPESPRLPLTTEQSRGGSLRVGSWQDPGESSCEVGSSSPSSLRALKESLLPESREASTDLARLEAAQAPGAPPKISKHALNLDSLYPVTNPMAASGKVEEVDSKEQFSPFSFEDQEEAGDLSQCSNSSAAPGASPGNLTTSRAPCFSSPNVVSSGPDQAGRALGVQNSAGGQGKKLFGSKNEAAALQCPRPVEPTPLPADAPPDFPSRKSGPSKNSVSGGVQTAREDWAPKPPPASVGSIKSEKTFDGGPLKANAENRNVAGPSPRELVDHLQGMPFVLDLPFWKLPREPGKGLSQPLEPSSIPSQLNIKQAFYGKLSKLQLSSTSFNYSSGSPTFAKGLAGSVVQLSHKANFGASHSASLSLQMFTDSSTVESISLQCACSLKAMIMCQGCGAFCHDDCIGPSKLCVLCLVVR